From a region of the Oncorhynchus keta strain PuntledgeMale-10-30-2019 chromosome 13, Oket_V2, whole genome shotgun sequence genome:
- the LOC127906658 gene encoding uncharacterized protein LOC127906658 isoform X1, with product MIVVLGSPVVVDTPMIVVVGSPVVVDETVTDVVGSPVVVDSVTVVVVSPVVVDTVVTFVVGSPVVFIDSVMVVVGSSVVVDETVMDVVGSPVVVDAPVTIVVGSPVVVDTPVMVVEGSLVVVETPVMLVVGSSVVFVDSVMVVVGSPVVVDAPVTVVVGSPVVVDAPVTVVVGSLVVVDTAVTIVVGSPVVFVDSVMVVVGSPVVDEDSMIVVVGSPVVVNTAVTVEVGSPVVFVDSVMVVVGSPVVVDAPVTIVVGSPVVVDTAVTVEVGSPVVFVDSVMLVVGSSVVVDETVMDVVGSPVVDDTPMIVVVGSPVVVDTPVMVVEGSLVVVEIPVTVEVGSPVVFVDSVMVVVGSSVVVDETVMVVVGSPVVDEDSMIVVVGSPVVVDTPVMVVVGSPVVDDTPMIVVVGSAVVVDTPVMVVEGSLVVVETPVIVVVGSPVVVDTALTVDVG from the exons ATGATAGTTGTattgggttcaccagttgttgttgacacaccaatgatagttgtagtgggttcaccagttgttgttgatgaaactGTGACGgatgtagtgggttcaccagttgttgttgactCTGTGACAGTCGTAGTTGtttcaccagttgttgtcgacACAGTAGTGACttttgtagtgggttcaccagttgtttttATTGACTcggtgatggttgtagtgggttcatcagttgttgttgatgaaaccGTGATGgatgtagtgggttcaccagttgttgtcgatGCCCCAGTAACaattgtagtgggttcaccagttgttgtcgacACACCAGTGATGGTTGTAGAAGGTTCATTAGTTGTTGTAGAAACACCAGTGATGCTTGTAGTGGGTTCATCAGTTGTTTTCGTTGACTcggtgatggttgtagtgggatCACCAGTTGTTGTCGATGCCCCAGTAacagttgtagtgggttcaccagttgttgtcgatGCCCCAGTAacagttgtagtgggttcactaGTTGTTGTCGACACAGCAGTGACTATTGTTGTTggttcaccagttgtttttgttgactcagtgatggttgtagtgggttcaccagttgttgatgAAGACTCAATGatagttgtagtgggttcaccagttgttgtcaacacagcagtgactgttgaagtgggttcaccagttgtttttgttgactcagtgatggttgtagtgggttcaccagttgttgtcgatGCCCCAGTAACaattgtagtgggttcaccagttgttgtcgacACAGCAGTGACTGTTgaagtgggttcaccagttgtttttgttgactcGGTGATGCTTGTAGTGGGTTcatcagttgttgttgatgaaaccGTAATGGATGTAGTTGGTTCACCAGTTGTCGATGACACACCAATGatagttgtagtgggttcacccgTTGTTGTTGACACACCAGTGATGGTTGTAGAAG GTTCATTAGTTGTTGTAGAAATACCAGTGACTGTTgaagtgggttcaccagttgtttttgttgactcagTGATGGTTGTCGTGGGTTcatcagttgttgttgatgaaacagtgatggttgtagtgggttcaccagttgttgatgAAGACTCAATGatagttgtagtgggttcaccagttgttgttgacacaccagtgatggttgtagtgggttcaccagttgttgatgACACACCAATGATAGTTGTAGTGGGTTCAGcagttgttgttgacacaccAGTGATGGTTGTAGAAGGTTCATTAGTTGTTGTAGAAACACCAGTGATTgtcgtagtgggttcaccagttgttgttgacacaGCTTTGACTGTTGATGTGGGTTGA
- the LOC127906658 gene encoding uncharacterized protein LOC127906658 isoform X2, translating into MIVVLGSPVVVDTPMIVVVGSPVVVDETVTDVVGSPVVVDSVTVVVVSPVVVDTVVTFVVGSPVVFIDSVMVVVGSSVVVDETVMDVVGSPVVVDAPVTIVVGSPVVVDTPVMVVEGSLVVVETPVMLVVGSSVVFVDSVMVVVGSPVVVDAPVTVVVGSPVVVDAPVTVVVGSLVVVDTAVTIVVGSPVVFVDSVMVVVGSPVVDEDSMIVVVGSPVVVNTAVTVEVGSPVVFVDSVMVVVGSPVVVDAPVTIVVGSPVVVDTAVTVEVGSPVVFVDSVMLVVGSSVVVDETVMDVVGSPVVDDTPMIVVVGSPVVVDTPVMVVEGSLVVVEIPVTVEVGSPVVFVDSVMVVVGSSVVVDETVMVVVGSPVVDEDSMIVVVGSPVVVDTPVMVVVGSPVVDDTPMIVVVGSAVVVDTPVMVVEGSLVVVETPVIVVVGSPVVVDTALTVDVG; encoded by the exons ATGATAGTTGTattgggttcaccagttgttgttgacacaccaatgatagttgtagtgggttcaccagttgttgttgatgaaactGTGACGgatgtagtgggttcaccagttgttgttgactCTGTGACAGTCGTAGTTGtttcaccagttgttgtcgacACAGTAGTGACttttgtagtgggttcaccagttgtttttATTGACTcggtgatggttgtagtgggttcatcagttgttgttgatgaaaccGTGATGgatgtagtgggttcaccagttgttgtcgatGCCCCAGTAACaattgtagtgggttcaccagttgttgtcgacACACCAGTGATGGTTGTAGAAGGTTCATTAGTTGTTGTAGAAACACCAGTGATGCTTGTAGTGGGTTCATCAGTTGTTTTCGTTGACTcggtgatggttgtagtgggatCACCAGTTGTTGTCGATGCCCCAGTAacagttgtagtgggttcaccagttgttgtcgatGCCCCAGTAacagttgtagtgggttcactaGTTGTTGTCGACACAGCAGTGACTATTGTTGTTggttcaccagttgtttttgttgactcagtgatggttgtagtgggttcaccagttgttgatgAAGACTCAATGatagttgtagtgggttcaccagttgttgtcaacacagcagtgactgttgaagtgggttcaccagttgtttttgttgactcagtgatggttgtagtgggttcaccagttgttgtcgatGCCCCAGTAACaattgtagtgggttcaccagttgttgtcgacACAGCAGTGACTGTTgaagtgggttcaccagttgtttttgttgactcGGTGATGCTTGTAGTGGGTTcatcagttgttgttgatgaaaccGTAATGGATGTAGTTGGTTCACCAGTTGTCGATGACACACCAATGatagttgtagtgggttcacccgTTGTTGTTGACACACCAGTGATGGTTGTAGAAG GTTCATTAGTTGTTGTAGAAATACCAGTGACTGTTgaagtgggttcaccagttgtttttgttgactcagTGATGGTTGTCGTGGGTTcatcagttgttgttgatgaaacagtgatggttgtagtgggttcaccagttgttgatgAAGACTCAATGatagttgtagtgggttcaccagttgttgttgacacaccagtgatggttgtagtgggttcaccagttgttgatgACACACCAATGATAGTTGTAGTGGGTTCAGcagttgttgttgacacaccAGTGATGGTTGTAGAAG